A single window of Pseudobdellovibrionaceae bacterium DNA harbors:
- a CDS encoding 4-hydroxythreonine-4-phosphate dehydrogenase PdxA: MRRLILTTGDLNGIGAEISAKSLRELKLSSKQNVTVVLHPEQEPAFTRAIGRQLPMFDDWEIAAQTSEPGAQILLDRAAPALWVEQAARACLDEKFAALVTGPLSKPGIIKAGLTDLGHTEILRRVSKSGELYMSFWGSHFNVVLVTGHIPVSKVPKQWTAERIQNVTELTQNFLRATTPDDKRPLAFVGLNPHAGDKSLIGEEEENLGLKSARLVGPLVPDTAFQKENWGKYAAFLCAYHDQGLIPFKLIHGFDEGVHVTLGLPFLRTSVDHGPATELVGTGRAKHGSMKAALKMALDFSP, from the coding sequence GTGCGCCGCCTGATCCTGACCACCGGGGACCTGAACGGTATCGGCGCCGAAATTTCGGCGAAGTCCCTGCGTGAATTGAAGCTGAGCTCTAAGCAAAACGTCACCGTCGTGCTCCACCCCGAGCAGGAGCCCGCCTTCACGCGCGCGATCGGCCGGCAATTGCCGATGTTCGATGACTGGGAAATCGCCGCGCAGACTTCCGAACCCGGAGCACAGATTTTACTCGACCGCGCGGCCCCCGCGCTTTGGGTCGAGCAAGCCGCGCGAGCTTGCCTTGACGAAAAGTTCGCCGCGCTGGTCACCGGCCCTCTGTCCAAACCCGGAATCATCAAGGCGGGGCTGACGGATCTGGGCCACACCGAAATTCTGCGCCGAGTTTCAAAATCCGGGGAGCTCTACATGAGTTTTTGGGGTTCGCATTTCAATGTCGTTTTGGTGACCGGGCACATTCCCGTTTCGAAAGTTCCGAAACAGTGGACCGCCGAGCGAATTCAGAATGTTACGGAACTGACTCAGAATTTTCTGCGCGCCACCACTCCGGACGACAAACGTCCCCTCGCTTTCGTCGGCCTGAATCCCCACGCCGGCGACAAGTCCTTGATCGGCGAGGAAGAAGAGAACCTGGGGCTAAAATCGGCGCGCCTGGTCGGCCCGCTCGTACCCGACACGGCCTTCCAGAAGGAAAACTGGGGAAAATACGCGGCTTTTCTGTGCGCGTATCACGATCAGGGCCTGATTCCCTTCAAGCTGATCCACGGCTTCGATGAGGGCGTCCACGTGACCCTCGGCCTGCCCTTTCTAAGAACATCCGTCGATCACGGCCCCGCGACGGAGCTCGTCGGCACCGGCCGCGCCAAGCACGGCTCAATGAAAGCCGCGCTTAAAATGGCACTTGATTTTAGCCCGTAG
- a CDS encoding ATP synthase subunit I, producing the protein MLKSFFVIQLALIALVTVLAGFFSWETAASVFIGGVTMLVNFAVLAGSWALINSKKLIALCVLIIVSKYTILAVLLYRILSLPWVQPLSFLVGISIFVFAAVLLGLYQQSSFKAQEQE; encoded by the coding sequence GTGCTTAAAAGCTTCTTTGTTATTCAACTTGCTTTGATCGCGCTCGTGACCGTATTGGCCGGTTTCTTCTCGTGGGAAACTGCCGCATCGGTGTTCATCGGCGGTGTGACAATGCTCGTGAATTTCGCGGTGCTGGCCGGTTCTTGGGCTCTGATCAACAGCAAAAAACTCATTGCTCTCTGTGTTTTAATCATTGTAAGTAAGTACACGATTTTAGCCGTGTTGTTGTATCGCATTTTGAGCCTTCCCTGGGTTCAGCCTCTTAGCTTTCTCGTGGGAATCTCGATATTTGTGTTCGCGGCCGTTTTGTTAGGACTTTATCAACAGAGTTCTTTCAAGGCGCAGGAACAGGAATAG
- the atpB gene encoding F0F1 ATP synthase subunit A, with the protein MASSLTSLIPGVGDTYAHVATAGIVSAGLIAATFIARAQLGTGETAVVPAGKLSFRGFFEFITEFIQGLSDMVIGEHGRAFVPMFAATFTFVLINNLVGMIPGMVPATENLNTTLAMGFFMFFAYNIFGVKENGVAYFKHFLGPIWWLIPLMLVIELISHFVRPISLGLRLANVLQGDHTVVGIFLNLFPIGLPIPFYMLGLFVACVQAFVFTLLSMVYVALATAHDH; encoded by the coding sequence ATGGCTTCAAGTTTGACCTCATTGATCCCTGGAGTGGGCGACACCTACGCTCACGTTGCGACAGCTGGAATTGTTTCGGCAGGTTTGATCGCCGCAACTTTCATCGCACGCGCTCAACTGGGTACCGGTGAAACGGCGGTTGTTCCCGCTGGCAAACTTTCGTTCCGCGGTTTCTTCGAATTCATCACCGAGTTCATTCAAGGTCTTTCGGACATGGTCATTGGTGAACATGGACGCGCGTTCGTCCCCATGTTCGCGGCGACTTTCACTTTCGTTTTGATTAACAACCTCGTCGGGATGATTCCCGGTATGGTTCCCGCGACGGAAAATCTGAACACCACGCTGGCGATGGGTTTCTTCATGTTCTTCGCCTACAACATCTTCGGCGTGAAAGAGAACGGCGTTGCTTACTTCAAACACTTCCTGGGTCCCATCTGGTGGCTGATTCCGTTGATGCTCGTCATCGAGTTGATCTCGCACTTTGTGCGTCCGATCAGCTTGGGTCTGCGTCTGGCGAACGTCCTTCAAGGTGACCATACGGTTGTCGGCATTTTCTTGAATCTGTTCCCTATCGGGTTGCCGATCCCGTTCTACATGCTGGGCCTGTTCGTGGCCTGCGTTCAGGCTTTCGTGTTCACGCTGTTGTCGATGGTTTACGTGGCTCTCGCGACGGCGCACGATCACTAG
- the atpE gene encoding ATP synthase F0 subunit C — MRNILITMTAAMAATSAFAQDAAAVATSQNGMIAMAAGLAIGLAAIGGAIGQAMTAASALDGIARNPAAQSKVFTPMIIGLALIESLVIYAFVIAFFLQGKF; from the coding sequence ATCCGTAACATCTTGATCACTATGACTGCTGCAATGGCGGCAACTTCGGCTTTCGCACAAGATGCGGCAGCAGTTGCAACTTCGCAGAACGGCATGATCGCAATGGCAGCTGGTCTGGCCATCGGTCTGGCAGCTATCGGCGGCGCGATCGGACAAGCAATGACCGCAGCTTCGGCTTTGGACGGCATCGCTCGTAACCCCGCAGCTCAGTCGAAAGTCTTCACTCCCATGATCATCGGTCTGGCTCTGATCGAGTCGCTGGTCATCTACGCGTTCGTTATCGCGTTCTTCCTCCAAGGCAAATTCTAA
- a CDS encoding tetratricopeptide repeat protein has protein sequence MIRVWWVYGLALFFFLACERPIQKEYKKAETEASSQNWRTAVSLFEDIVRTEPASAEALMSAREGARIASLEIKDVTRAIPLYRHLVLYSPEPKESLNAQKQIVDIVFAQIQDYPRAIEEISSLLQVETDAEERVAYRVKLARSYYHMNNFMQAAAELKELLRGPHDHKLDFEIKELQANILIADKKYDEASVILRDLLTKHRDQAIRENVPMTLAVALEEQKDFKGAIGILESVKASHPVPEYVELRLKRLRERSLNQPGARGWKK, from the coding sequence GTGATTCGAGTCTGGTGGGTTTACGGGTTGGCTCTTTTCTTTTTTCTGGCGTGTGAGCGACCGATTCAGAAAGAGTACAAGAAGGCCGAAACCGAGGCTTCGTCTCAGAACTGGCGTACGGCGGTCAGTTTGTTTGAAGACATCGTCCGGACGGAACCCGCGAGCGCGGAAGCGCTGATGTCGGCGCGGGAAGGAGCGCGTATCGCTTCTCTGGAAATCAAAGACGTCACGCGCGCCATTCCCTTGTATCGCCACTTGGTCTTGTATTCGCCCGAGCCGAAGGAATCCTTGAACGCGCAAAAACAGATCGTGGATATCGTCTTCGCGCAGATTCAGGATTACCCACGCGCCATCGAAGAGATTTCAAGTCTGCTGCAAGTCGAGACCGACGCTGAAGAGCGGGTCGCTTACCGCGTGAAGTTGGCGCGAAGCTATTACCACATGAATAACTTCATGCAGGCGGCGGCCGAGCTTAAAGAGCTTCTGCGTGGCCCTCATGACCATAAGTTGGATTTTGAAATCAAAGAGCTGCAAGCGAACATCTTGATCGCCGACAAAAAGTACGACGAGGCTTCGGTGATTCTGCGCGATCTTCTAACGAAACATCGTGACCAGGCGATTCGCGAGAACGTCCCGATGACCTTGGCGGTCGCTTTGGAAGAGCAAAAGGACTTCAAGGGTGCGATTGGTATTCTTGAGTCGGTGAAGGCCTCACATCCCGTGCCGGAATATGTGGAGCTTCGCCTGAAAAGACTACGCGAGCGCTCGCTCAATCAGCCCGGCGCTCGAGGATGGAAGAAATGA
- a CDS encoding AtpZ/AtpI family protein, which produces MKPNKGLIFMAMGFELVGLILGCIFIGQWVDENYGTKGLGLVGFSAAALVGWLVHIVQLLKKFEADSEEPESK; this is translated from the coding sequence ATGAAGCCAAATAAAGGGCTTATTTTCATGGCGATGGGTTTTGAACTCGTCGGATTGATTTTAGGGTGCATATTTATCGGGCAATGGGTTGATGAGAATTACGGCACGAAGGGGCTGGGGCTGGTTGGTTTTTCAGCAGCGGCTTTAGTGGGCTGGCTCGTGCACATTGTGCAGCTCTTGAAGAAGTTTGAAGCGGATTCAGAAGAGCCCGAATCGAAATGA
- a CDS encoding phosphomannomutase/phosphoglucomutase gives MHDPVIFREYDIRGVFEKQFDLEFVRKLGQSYAVYLQRQTNAANSTVTVGFDARLSSPSIRDAMVESLTSSGLNVLDLGLITSPISYFSTFTIPNVAGAVMITGSHNPPDYNGFKISVGKGTIFGEAIQELRRIMDKGEFLQGKGTSEKYDIFPAYVEKYKKEFGLMKPIKVVLDTGNGAGGCIARRLYEAVGLKPTILFEEPDGRFPNHHPDPTVEKNLVDLRKEVLEQKAIVGIGFDGDADRIGLIDETGRMIYGDELMVLISRSVLQANPGAKIIGDVKCSDRMYADVKANGGVPVMWKTGHSLIKEKIKSDKSPFGGEMSGHIFFADRNYGYDDALYAGLRVCEILSKTGKTITQLLEGLPSAFNTPEIRVDTTEEKKVLIVEKIKEAFPQGGAGYKIDETDGIRLSFEDGWALARSSNTQPVLVLRFESTSEAGLKRIRDRVENVVNKYL, from the coding sequence ATGCACGATCCAGTGATCTTCCGTGAGTACGATATCCGCGGAGTTTTTGAAAAGCAGTTCGATCTCGAGTTCGTTCGCAAACTCGGTCAATCCTATGCGGTTTATCTGCAACGCCAAACGAACGCGGCGAATTCGACCGTCACGGTGGGTTTTGACGCTCGCCTTTCCAGTCCTTCGATTCGCGATGCCATGGTGGAAAGCCTGACGTCGTCGGGACTCAACGTTCTGGATTTGGGATTGATCACTTCGCCCATCTCTTATTTTTCGACCTTCACGATCCCGAACGTGGCGGGCGCGGTGATGATCACCGGTTCGCATAATCCTCCCGACTACAACGGCTTCAAGATTTCCGTCGGCAAGGGAACGATCTTCGGCGAAGCGATTCAAGAGCTGCGTCGGATCATGGACAAAGGCGAGTTCCTGCAGGGCAAAGGCACCAGCGAAAAGTACGACATCTTTCCGGCCTACGTCGAAAAGTATAAAAAGGAATTCGGCTTGATGAAGCCAATCAAGGTCGTCCTCGACACGGGTAACGGCGCGGGCGGCTGCATCGCGCGTCGCTTGTACGAAGCCGTAGGCTTGAAGCCCACGATCCTCTTCGAAGAACCCGATGGACGCTTCCCCAACCACCATCCGGATCCCACGGTCGAAAAAAACCTGGTGGATCTGCGCAAAGAAGTTCTCGAGCAAAAAGCCATCGTTGGCATCGGTTTCGACGGCGATGCCGATCGCATTGGTCTGATCGACGAAACGGGCCGCATGATTTACGGCGACGAGCTGATGGTTTTGATCAGTCGGAGCGTTCTGCAAGCCAATCCCGGCGCGAAAATCATCGGCGACGTGAAGTGCTCGGATCGCATGTACGCGGACGTCAAAGCCAACGGCGGCGTTCCCGTCATGTGGAAGACCGGACATTCGCTCATCAAAGAAAAAATCAAATCCGACAAAAGCCCCTTCGGCGGCGAAATGAGCGGACATATCTTCTTCGCGGACCGTAACTACGGTTACGACGATGCATTGTACGCAGGACTGCGCGTTTGCGAGATCTTGTCGAAAACCGGCAAGACCATCACGCAACTTCTGGAAGGCCTACCCTCGGCGTTCAACACTCCCGAAATTCGTGTGGATACTACTGAGGAAAAGAAGGTTTTGATCGTCGAGAAGATCAAAGAAGCCTTCCCTCAAGGCGGTGCGGGATACAAGATCGACGAAACCGACGGCATCCGCCTGAGTTTCGAAGATGGTTGGGCGCTCGCACGTTCGTCGAACACGCAACCCGTCCTGGTCTTGCGTTTCGAGTCGACCAGCGAAGCGGGCTTGAAGCGCATCCGCGATCGCGTCGAAAACGTCGTGAACAAATATCTGTGA